The proteins below are encoded in one region of Segatella copri:
- a CDS encoding HD domain-containing protein, whose translation MTNKELILANLMRAMIKYDGSDAPRIQHFVKVHDFARMIAIAEGMNEEDLFVLEAAAILHDVGIHVSEARYGNCDGKHQEELGPDEARKVLSEVEGFTAAQIERICWLIAHHHTYKDVTSLDHRILLEADFLVNSFEDHLAPEGIITFRNHVFRSESAISMLNDMWGL comes from the coding sequence ATGACAAACAAGGAATTGATACTCGCCAATTTGATGAGGGCGATGATAAAATATGATGGTAGCGATGCGCCTCGCATCCAGCATTTCGTAAAGGTACACGACTTTGCCCGTATGATTGCAATAGCAGAAGGAATGAACGAGGAAGACCTCTTCGTGCTCGAAGCAGCAGCCATTCTTCACGATGTAGGCATTCACGTTTCAGAAGCCAGATACGGCAACTGCGATGGCAAGCATCAGGAAGAACTGGGTCCTGACGAGGCAAGAAAAGTACTGTCAGAAGTTGAAGGATTCACAGCCGCACAGATAGAAAGAATCTGCTGGCTCATTGCCCATCATCATACTTATAAGGATGTAACCAGCCTCGACCATCGCATTCTGCTCGAAGCAGATTTCCTGGTGAATTCCTTCGAAGACCATCTTGCTCCCGAAGGCATCATCACCTTCCGCAATCATGTCTTCCGCTCGGAGTCAGCAATCAGTATGCTGAATGATATGTGGGGGCTGTAA
- a CDS encoding carbonic anhydrase gives MIEEIIKYNENFVASKAYEKYLTSKYPDKKLAILSCMDTRLTELLPAALGLKNGDAKLIKNAGGLVISPFDSAMRSLLVAIYELGVEEIMVIAHSNCGACHMNGQQMKKLMLKRGIHQNVIDTIGLCGIDLDHWLEGFHDTEDSVRNTINTIRTHPLVPKDVNLHGYIIDSQTGKLTEVK, from the coding sequence ATTATAGAAGAAATCATCAAGTATAATGAAAACTTCGTAGCCAGTAAGGCTTACGAAAAGTATCTTACGAGTAAATATCCAGACAAGAAACTTGCCATTCTTTCCTGTATGGACACCCGCCTCACTGAGCTTCTGCCAGCAGCTTTGGGCCTGAAGAACGGAGATGCCAAACTCATTAAGAACGCCGGTGGACTGGTTATCAGTCCTTTCGACTCTGCCATGCGTAGTCTCCTTGTAGCCATCTACGAATTGGGTGTAGAGGAAATCATGGTCATCGCCCACTCCAACTGCGGTGCATGCCACATGAACGGACAGCAGATGAAGAAATTGATGCTCAAACGTGGCATCCATCAGAATGTTATCGATACCATCGGGCTTTGCGGCATCGACCTCGACCATTGGCTGGAGGGATTCCACGACACAGAGGATTCTGTAAGGAATACCATCAATACGATCCGTACACACCCTCTCGTACCAAAAGACGTCAATCTTCATGGCTATATCATTGACTCACAGACGGGCAAACTGACAGAAGTGAAATAG
- a CDS encoding phosphatase has protein sequence MKTLLDVHTHTIASGHAFSSLQEMTLAAKEKGLDILGITEHGPNIPGTCDPIYFRNLHCVPRQLYGIKLMLGAELNILNTKGDIDLDEDYWRMLDIRIAGIHSLCWQGGSKEENTQGVINAMRNPFVQIISHPGDGTAELDFEELMKVSRETHTLLEINNHSMAPIRHKTVAAPNNLELLELAKKYETPVIFGSDAHFSAMIADYSNIMPLVEKAEFPDELVLNYQPEKFMAYLKPTPEK, from the coding sequence ATGAAAACATTATTAGACGTTCATACACATACAATAGCATCAGGTCATGCCTTCAGCAGTTTGCAGGAAATGACCTTGGCAGCAAAGGAGAAAGGGTTGGATATCTTGGGAATCACAGAGCACGGTCCCAATATCCCGGGTACCTGTGATCCTATTTATTTCAGAAACCTTCATTGTGTTCCACGCCAGCTCTATGGAATCAAACTGATGCTTGGAGCAGAACTCAACATCCTCAATACGAAGGGAGATATCGATCTCGACGAGGATTACTGGCGTATGCTGGATATCCGAATAGCAGGCATCCATAGCCTTTGCTGGCAGGGAGGAAGTAAGGAGGAGAATACGCAGGGTGTCATCAATGCCATGCGCAATCCCTTCGTGCAGATTATCTCTCATCCCGGCGATGGTACGGCAGAACTGGATTTCGAAGAACTCATGAAAGTTTCCAGGGAGACGCATACCTTGCTTGAAATCAACAACCATTCCATGGCTCCCATCCGCCACAAGACGGTGGCTGCTCCCAATAATCTGGAACTGCTGGAACTTGCCAAGAAGTATGAAACTCCAGTCATCTTCGGAAGTGATGCCCACTTCTCTGCGATGATTGCCGACTACAGCAACATTATGCCACTGGTAGAAAAAGCAGAGTTCCCGGATGAGCTGGTTCTCAACTATCAGCCAGAGAAATTCATGGCTTACCTCAAGCCAACCCCTGAGAAATAG
- a CDS encoding YaaA family protein, which yields MQILLANAKIMFEKADRKPISVPLFQSVANDLAKEMAMMNVEELAKQLDCSSKIAMTNWKRYHDFMAAEKMPAILAYNGQAYKHLRASSLSEESLEYAQKHLWITCFLYGLLRPLDGIVPYRMEHCVSLEATNDKPINQFWKDKLTDVLIDSVKADDGILIHLSTEEYEHLFDWKRVCQEIKVIQPLFYVRQKDGRLKMQAVWAKSCRGAMVRYILNNQLLTPEELAGFSYEGFEYEPELGEAAFPHFVR from the coding sequence ATGCAGATATTATTGGCAAATGCCAAAATCATGTTTGAGAAGGCAGACAGGAAGCCTATCTCCGTGCCACTATTCCAATCAGTTGCCAATGACTTGGCCAAAGAAATGGCAATGATGAATGTAGAGGAATTGGCTAAGCAACTGGATTGCAGCAGCAAGATTGCAATGACGAACTGGAAGCGATATCATGATTTTATGGCTGCAGAGAAGATGCCTGCTATCCTGGCTTACAATGGTCAGGCATACAAACATTTGCGTGCCAGTTCTTTGAGCGAGGAGTCGTTAGAGTATGCCCAGAAACATCTCTGGATTACCTGCTTCCTTTATGGATTGCTTCGACCGTTGGATGGCATCGTACCTTATCGTATGGAGCATTGCGTATCGCTCGAAGCTACAAACGACAAGCCTATCAATCAGTTCTGGAAAGACAAACTGACAGATGTTCTCATCGATAGTGTGAAAGCTGACGACGGTATACTCATCCATCTTTCTACAGAGGAATATGAACATCTGTTTGATTGGAAGAGAGTCTGTCAGGAGATAAAGGTCATTCAGCCACTCTTTTATGTCCGCCAGAAAGACGGCAGATTGAAGATGCAGGCTGTATGGGCTAAATCTTGCCGTGGAGCCATGGTGAGATATATCTTGAATAATCAGCTTCTTACTCCAGAGGAACTGGCAGGCTTCAGTTACGAAGGTTTTGAATATGAGCCAGAATTAGGAGAAGCTGCTTTTCCTCATTTCGTTCGTTGA
- the carB gene encoding carbamoyl-phosphate synthase (glutamine-hydrolyzing) large subunit has product MKDENIKKVLLLGSGALKIGEAGEFDYSGSQALKALREEGIETVLINPNIATVQTSEGVADQIYFLPVQPYFVERVIQKENPDGILLSFGGQTALNCGVELYRQGILEKYNVKVLGTPVQAIMDTEDRELFVEKLDEINVKTIKSEACENIEQARKAAAELGYPVIIRAAYALGGLGSGFADNEEELNKLAEKAFSFSPQVLVEKSLKGWKEIEYEVVRDRYDNCITVCNMENFDPLGIHTGESIVIAPSQTLSNSEYHKLRALAIKIIRHIGIVGECNVQYAFDPKSEDYRVIEVNARLSRSSALASKATGYPLAFVAAKLGMGYGLFELKNSVTKTTSAFFEPALDYVVCKIPRWDLSKFRGVDKELGSSMKSVGEVMAIGRNFEEAIQKGLRMIGQGMHGFVENKELEIDDIDAALREPTDKRVFVISKAMHKGYTVDQIHDLTKIDKWFLEKLKHIIDIDEAMKKCNINTLDQNLLRTAKVYGFTDFQVARAVGLEQELGNMHKAALLVRNKRKSYGILPVVKQIDTLAAEYPAQTNYLYVTYAGVKSDITFENDHRSIIVLGSGAYRIGSSVEFDWCGVQALNTIRKEGWRSVMINYNPETVSTDYDMCDRLYFDELTFERVMDIIEMEQPHGVIVSTGGQIPNNLAMHLDAQNVPILGTAAKDIDNAEDRAKFSQMLTNNGINQPEWSALTSMEDIDNFIERVGFPVLVRPSYVLSGAAMNVCSNEEELKRFLQLAANVSEDHPVVVSKFIEHAKEIEMDAVAKNGEVIAYAISEHIEFAGVHSGDATIQFPPQKLYVETVRRVKRVGRQIAKELHINGPFNIQFMARDNDILVIECNLRASRSFPFVSKVLKINLIELATRVMLGLPVEKPHKNLFDLDYVGIKASQFSFNRLQKADPVLGVDMSSTGEVGCLGDDTSTALLKSMLSVGHRIPAKNILLSTGSAKQKVDLLDAAQMLVKHGYKLYATGGSSKFLTENGIENTRVLWPSEEAEGGAPKALEMLHNHEIDMVVNIPKNLTSSELSNGYKIRRAAIDLNVPLITNSRLASAFIYAFCTTKLEDIDIKAWGEYK; this is encoded by the coding sequence ATGAAAGACGAAAATATAAAGAAGGTGCTCCTCTTAGGTTCTGGAGCCTTGAAGATCGGTGAAGCAGGTGAGTTCGACTACTCAGGTTCGCAGGCCCTGAAGGCATTGCGCGAGGAAGGTATCGAGACTGTGCTCATCAACCCGAATATCGCAACCGTACAGACATCAGAAGGTGTTGCCGACCAGATTTACTTCCTGCCAGTGCAGCCATACTTCGTAGAGCGTGTTATCCAGAAGGAGAATCCAGACGGTATCCTCCTCAGCTTCGGTGGTCAGACAGCCCTCAACTGTGGTGTGGAACTCTATCGCCAGGGCATCCTGGAGAAATATAATGTCAAGGTATTGGGTACTCCAGTTCAGGCTATCATGGATACTGAGGACCGTGAGCTCTTCGTAGAGAAGTTGGATGAAATCAATGTGAAGACCATCAAGAGCGAGGCTTGCGAGAACATCGAGCAGGCCCGCAAGGCTGCTGCCGAACTCGGCTATCCTGTCATCATCCGTGCTGCTTACGCCTTGGGTGGTCTCGGTTCCGGTTTCGCAGACAACGAGGAGGAGCTGAACAAACTCGCTGAGAAGGCTTTCTCTTTCTCTCCACAGGTATTGGTAGAGAAGAGTTTGAAGGGCTGGAAAGAGATTGAGTATGAGGTAGTTCGCGACCGTTACGACAACTGTATCACAGTTTGTAACATGGAGAACTTCGACCCACTGGGAATCCATACTGGTGAGAGTATCGTCATCGCTCCATCTCAGACCCTGAGCAATTCTGAGTATCATAAGCTCCGTGCCCTCGCCATCAAGATTATCCGTCACATCGGAATCGTGGGTGAGTGTAACGTGCAGTATGCCTTCGACCCTAAGAGCGAGGATTATCGTGTAATCGAGGTGAATGCCCGCTTGAGCCGTTCATCAGCCTTGGCATCTAAGGCTACTGGTTATCCTCTTGCCTTCGTTGCAGCCAAGCTCGGTATGGGCTACGGTCTGTTCGAGTTGAAGAACTCTGTAACCAAGACCACATCTGCCTTCTTTGAGCCAGCATTGGACTACGTAGTTTGTAAGATTCCTCGTTGGGACTTGTCTAAGTTCCGTGGCGTAGATAAGGAGTTGGGTTCATCTATGAAGTCAGTAGGTGAGGTAATGGCCATCGGCCGCAACTTCGAGGAGGCCATCCAGAAGGGTCTTCGTATGATTGGTCAGGGCATGCACGGTTTCGTAGAGAACAAGGAACTTGAAATCGATGATATCGATGCAGCTTTGCGCGAGCCAACAGATAAGCGTGTGTTCGTGATTTCAAAGGCAATGCACAAGGGCTATACCGTAGATCAGATTCACGACTTGACCAAGATTGACAAGTGGTTCCTTGAGAAGTTGAAGCATATCATCGACATCGACGAGGCGATGAAGAAGTGCAACATCAATACTCTTGACCAGAATCTGCTCCGTACCGCTAAGGTTTATGGTTTCACCGACTTCCAGGTAGCCCGTGCCGTGGGCTTGGAGCAGGAGTTGGGCAACATGCACAAGGCTGCCCTCCTGGTTCGCAACAAGCGCAAGAGCTATGGCATCCTGCCTGTAGTGAAGCAGATTGATACCCTGGCAGCAGAGTATCCTGCTCAGACCAACTACCTCTATGTAACTTACGCTGGCGTGAAGAGCGACATCACCTTCGAGAACGACCACCGTTCTATCATCGTACTCGGTTCGGGTGCTTACCGCATCGGTTCTTCTGTAGAGTTCGACTGGTGTGGCGTTCAGGCATTGAACACCATCCGCAAGGAAGGCTGGCGCTCAGTGATGATCAACTACAACCCAGAGACCGTATCTACCGACTACGATATGTGCGACCGTCTCTACTTCGACGAGTTGACCTTCGAGCGTGTGATGGATATCATCGAGATGGAGCAGCCTCATGGCGTCATCGTATCTACCGGTGGTCAGATTCCAAACAACCTGGCTATGCATCTGGATGCACAGAATGTGCCAATCCTGGGTACTGCTGCCAAGGACATCGATAACGCTGAGGACCGTGCCAAGTTCTCTCAGATGTTGACCAACAACGGCATCAACCAGCCAGAGTGGAGTGCCCTGACCTCTATGGAGGATATCGACAACTTCATCGAGCGTGTAGGCTTCCCTGTATTGGTTCGTCCTAGCTACGTGCTTTCTGGTGCTGCGATGAACGTATGTTCTAACGAGGAAGAGCTGAAGCGATTCCTGCAGTTGGCTGCCAATGTAAGTGAGGATCACCCAGTGGTAGTAAGTAAGTTTATCGAACATGCCAAGGAGATTGAGATGGATGCAGTGGCAAAGAATGGCGAGGTGATTGCCTATGCCATTTCCGAGCACATCGAGTTTGCCGGTGTTCACTCAGGCGATGCAACCATCCAGTTCCCTCCTCAGAAGTTGTATGTTGAGACAGTTCGTCGTGTGAAGCGAGTAGGTCGTCAGATTGCCAAGGAGTTGCATATCAACGGTCCGTTCAACATCCAGTTCATGGCTCGTGACAATGATATTCTCGTTATCGAGTGTAACTTGCGTGCCAGCCGTTCATTCCCATTCGTGAGCAAGGTATTGAAGATCAACCTCATCGAGTTGGCTACCCGCGTAATGCTCGGTTTGCCAGTAGAGAAGCCACACAAGAACCTCTTCGATCTCGACTATGTAGGTATCAAGGCATCCCAGTTCAGCTTCAACCGTCTGCAGAAGGCAGACCCAGTATTGGGTGTGGATATGAGTAGTACGGGTGAGGTAGGTTGCTTGGGCGACGATACATCTACCGCCCTCTTGAAGAGTATGCTTTCTGTGGGTCATCGCATTCCAGCCAAGAACATCCTGCTTTCTACAGGTTCTGCCAAGCAGAAGGTAGATTTGCTCGATGCTGCCCAGATGCTGGTTAAGCATGGCTACAAGCTGTATGCAACCGGTGGTAGTAGCAAGTTCCTCACCGAGAATGGCATTGAGAACACCCGTGTGCTTTGGCCATCAGAGGAGGCAGAAGGCGGTGCGCCTAAGGCTTTGGAGATGCTCCACAACCATGAGATTGATATGGTAGTGAATATTCCAAAGAACTTGACCAGCAGCGAGTTGAGCAATGGTTACAAAATTCGTCGTGCAGCCATCGACCTGAATGTGCCATTGATTACCAACAGCCGTCTGGCGAGTGCATTCATCTATGCATTCTGCACCACCAAGCTGGAGGATATTGATATCAAGGCTTGGGGAGAATATAAATAA
- the carA gene encoding glutamine-hydrolyzing carbamoyl-phosphate synthase small subunit — MKKVTLVLSDGTKFHGKSFGYDAPVAGEVVFNTAMMGYPESLTDPSYAGQLMTLTFPLVGNYGVPPFTFEENGLPTFMESDKIYASAIIVNDYSEQYSHWNAVESLADWLKREKVPGITGIDTRELTKVLREHGVMMGKILFDDEPDNIPEANYEGVNFVDQVSCKEIIRYNEGAGKKVVLVDCGVKANIIRCLINRGVEVIRVPWNYDYTDMDFDGLFLANGPGDPDMCEDAVNIIRKQISQSRKPICGICMGNQLLSKAAGATIYKLKYGHRSHNQPVRMVGTNNCYITSQNHGYAVDAKTLGNDWEELFVNMNDGSNEGIRHKVNPWFSSQFHPEACSGPVDTEFMFDKFVETLK, encoded by the coding sequence ATGAAAAAAGTAACCTTAGTTTTGAGCGATGGAACCAAGTTCCATGGCAAATCTTTTGGATATGACGCTCCTGTAGCGGGCGAGGTTGTGTTCAACACAGCCATGATGGGATATCCAGAGAGTTTGACCGACCCTTCTTACGCCGGTCAGTTGATGACACTTACATTCCCTCTCGTGGGCAACTATGGTGTGCCACCATTTACTTTCGAGGAGAATGGTTTGCCAACCTTCATGGAGAGTGACAAGATTTATGCTTCTGCCATCATCGTGAATGATTACAGCGAGCAGTACAGCCACTGGAATGCAGTGGAGAGTCTTGCCGACTGGTTGAAGCGCGAAAAGGTGCCAGGAATCACAGGCATCGATACCCGTGAGTTGACTAAGGTGCTTCGTGAACATGGTGTGATGATGGGTAAGATTCTCTTTGATGATGAGCCTGACAACATTCCTGAGGCTAACTATGAGGGTGTAAACTTCGTTGACCAGGTAAGCTGCAAGGAAATTATCCGTTATAACGAGGGTGCCGGCAAGAAGGTGGTTCTCGTTGACTGCGGTGTGAAGGCAAACATCATCCGTTGCCTCATCAACAGAGGCGTAGAGGTGATCCGTGTGCCATGGAATTACGATTACACCGATATGGACTTCGACGGATTGTTCCTGGCTAATGGTCCTGGTGACCCGGATATGTGCGAGGATGCAGTAAACATTATTCGCAAGCAGATTAGCCAGAGCCGCAAGCCTATCTGCGGTATCTGTATGGGTAACCAGTTGCTTTCTAAGGCAGCCGGTGCTACTATCTACAAGTTGAAGTATGGTCACCGTTCACACAACCAGCCTGTGCGCATGGTAGGAACCAACAATTGCTACATCACCTCTCAGAACCACGGTTATGCCGTTGATGCCAAGACATTGGGCAACGATTGGGAGGAACTCTTTGTAAATATGAATGATGGCTCTAACGAGGGTATCCGCCACAAGGTGAACCCTTGGTTCTCAAGCCAGTTCCACCCAGAGGCTTGCTCAGGTCCAGTGGATACAGAGTTCATGTTTGATAAGTTTGTAGAAACACTTAAATAA